In Brucella melitensis bv. 1 str. 16M, a genomic segment contains:
- the sdhC gene encoding succinate dehydrogenase, cytochrome b556 subunit: MTQPTVTRQRPLSPHLSIYKPVITMTMSIVHRITGGALYFGTLLLAAWLISAATSEECFNTINALFSSWIGRLILFGYTWALLHHLAGGVRHFIWDTGAAMEKHTASKIAWASVVFSVVATILVWVVAYSVR, translated from the coding sequence ATGACACAACCGACCGTAACGCGCCAGCGTCCTTTGTCGCCGCACCTGTCCATCTATAAGCCGGTCATCACGATGACGATGTCTATCGTCCATCGCATCACGGGCGGCGCACTTTATTTCGGCACTCTTCTGCTTGCGGCCTGGCTGATTTCGGCTGCAACCAGCGAAGAGTGCTTCAACACCATCAACGCACTGTTCTCGTCGTGGATCGGGCGCCTCATCCTGTTCGGTTACACCTGGGCGCTGCTGCACCATCTGGCCGGCGGCGTGCGCCACTTCATCTGGGACACAGGCGCGGCAATGGAAAAGCACACCGCATCCAAGATCGCATGGGCTTCCGTGGTCTTTTCAGTGGTCGCCACGATCCTCGTCTGGGTCGTCGCCTATTCGGTGCGCTAG